A stretch of the Vigna radiata var. radiata cultivar VC1973A chromosome 9, Vradiata_ver6, whole genome shotgun sequence genome encodes the following:
- the LOC106773111 gene encoding mitogen-activated protein kinase kinase kinase 17-like, whose translation MAEWKKLSVLGEGSFGKVYLVLLRFTQEQNSKVSLLAALKTSSSASMVREKKIFDLLLGCKGIVQCHYYNSIVEGGKLTYNLFMEYAIYGSLGNLIKTKLFSDKEVVVYTXMILKGLYCMHEKGIVHGDLKPDNILLFHSSDRHIKYQLKISDFGLSKTSEEANTDLGEIKFRGTPYYMSPESVRGFKETPLDIWSLGCIVIEMSTGLREWWNFESTNQLLCKLAFSEEEPKIPDKLSYDCKDFLRKCLVNDPTQRWTAKMLLNHPFIQKK comes from the coding sequence ATGGCTGAGTGGAAGAAGTTGAGTGTTTTGGGAGAAGGTTCATTTGGCAAAGTGTATCTTGTTCTTCTACGTTTTACACAAGAACAAAATTCGAAAGTTTCACTCTTAGCAGCATTGAAGACAAGTTCTTCTGCTTCAATGGTAAGGGAGAAAAAgatttttgatttattattgGGTTGCAAAGGGATTGTGCAATGTCACTATTATAATAGCATTGTTGAGGGAGGTAAGTTAACTTATAACCTTTTCATGGAATATGCCATTTATGGTTCTTTGGGCAATTTAATAAAGACAAAGTTATTCTCTGATAAGGAAGTGGTAGTCTACACTCANATGATTCTCAAGGGACTTTATTGTATGCACGAGAAGGGAATTGTTCATGGTGATCTTAAACCAGATAACATTCTCCTTTTTCATTCATCGGATCGtcatataaaatatcaactaaagATTTCTGATTTTGGATTGTCTAAGACTAGCGAAGAGGCAAATACTGATTTAGGAGAGATCAAGTTCAGAGGGACACCCTATTACATGTCACCAGAATCAGTTAGAGGTTTTAAGGAAACACCTTTAGATATATGGTCTTTGGGATGCATTGTTATTGAGATGAGCACTGGACTTCGAGAATGGTGGAACTTTGAATCCACAAACCAATTATTGTGCAAGCTTGCATTTTCTGAAGAAGAACCAAAGATACCAGATAAACTTAGTTACGATTGCAAGGATTTTTTGAGAAAATGTTTGGTGAATGATCCTACGCAAAGATGGACGGCTAAAATGCTTCTTAATCATCCttttattcaaaagaaataG